The following proteins are co-located in the Candidatus Sulfotelmatobacter sp. genome:
- a CDS encoding prohibitin family protein, which produces MGGLFFIGIALVVAIFIIRNFAGRARARVHDSGGPVFTGGAEAVRWVLSGVAALFLFLILVTSIRVVPVGHALVIFNTITRSFRLASQGITFVPPFISNTQLYDLRRLEYTMSGTTGEGRKANIDDSLWSPTQEGLMVGIDLTLWHHLDAGHVVSIHQRIGPDYEEKIIRPAVRSVIRLVISEYPVMDVYSAKRAMIQDEINRKVKDLIEKDGFMVDEVVLRDVRFTPEFTKAIEAKQIAQQAAEQMKYTLEKEEKEAERKVIEAKGRANAIEVINKALAQNPNYIKYLYVDKLSDKVSVIVSDQNTIMDLKGILGAKEK; this is translated from the coding sequence ATGGGCGGTCTTTTCTTCATCGGCATCGCTCTGGTCGTTGCCATCTTCATCATTCGCAATTTCGCCGGGCGCGCTCGCGCGCGAGTTCACGATTCCGGCGGACCGGTGTTCACCGGCGGAGCCGAAGCCGTGCGCTGGGTGTTATCCGGCGTTGCGGCACTCTTCCTGTTCCTGATCCTCGTGACCTCGATCCGCGTCGTTCCGGTGGGTCACGCGCTCGTGATCTTCAACACCATCACACGCAGCTTTCGCCTCGCCTCGCAGGGCATCACGTTCGTTCCGCCCTTCATCAGCAACACGCAGCTCTACGATCTGCGCCGGCTTGAGTACACCATGTCGGGCACCACCGGCGAAGGCCGCAAGGCCAATATCGATGACTCACTGTGGTCGCCGACGCAGGAGGGTCTCATGGTCGGAATCGATCTCACGCTCTGGCACCATCTCGACGCCGGCCACGTCGTATCCATCCACCAGAGGATCGGGCCCGACTACGAGGAGAAGATCATCCGCCCGGCGGTGCGATCGGTGATCCGCCTGGTGATCTCGGAATATCCGGTGATGGACGTCTACTCGGCCAAGCGCGCCATGATCCAGGACGAGATCAATCGCAAGGTGAAGGACCTGATCGAGAAGGACGGCTTCATGGTGGACGAGGTGGTGCTGCGCGACGTGCGCTTCACCCCCGAGTTCACCAAGGCGATCGAGGCCAAGCAGATTGCGCAGCAGGCCGCCGAGCAGATGAAGTACACGCTCGAAAAGGAAGAGAAGGAGGCGGAGCGCAAGGTGATCGAGGCCAAAGGTCGCGCCAACGCGATTGAAGTGATCAACAAGGCGCTGGCCCAGAATCCCAATTACATCAAGTATCTCTACGTCGACAAGCTGTCGGACAAGGTGTCGGTGATCGTGTCGGATCAGAACACCATCATGGACCTGAAGGGGATTCTCGGCGCGAAAGAGAAGTGA